Proteins found in one Xenopus laevis strain J_2021 chromosome 1L, Xenopus_laevis_v10.1, whole genome shotgun sequence genomic segment:
- the LOC121400560 gene encoding protein RNA-directed DNA methylation 3-like: MESGWDGTGWNRMDPDGTGWIGMDWDGTGWIDGWTGMEPDGSGWKRMDWDGLGWIRMDWDGWMDGWIRMEPDGTGWNRMDPDGTGWTGMDPDGSGWNRMDWDGSGWIR, translated from the coding sequence atggaatCCGGAtgggatggaaccggatggaaccggatggatccggatggaaccggatggatcgggatggactgggatggaaccggatggatcgatggatggactgggatggaaccggatggatccggatggaaaaggatggactgggatggactgggatggatccggatggactgggatggatggatggacggatggatccggatggaaccggatggaaccggatggaaccggatggatccggatggaaccggatggactgggatggatccggatggatccggatggaaccggatggactgggatggatccggatggatccgg